In Carassius gibelio isolate Cgi1373 ecotype wild population from Czech Republic chromosome B17, carGib1.2-hapl.c, whole genome shotgun sequence, a single window of DNA contains:
- the slc30a1b gene encoding zinc transporter 1 — translation MGLGQNRVRLVCMLSLTLVFFFVEVVVSRITASLAMLSDSFHMLSDVIALIVALIAVSFAETARASNKNTYGWIRAEVMGALVNAVFLTALCFTIVLEAVERYTLPHEIENPRVVIWVGVAGLLVNVLGLFLFHGHAGFGGHGHSHGGHSHLQKKNHREYEKPETHEEEYNLMINSNSSQGDQTSDLKSDSLNLRITAKGSLEDLDHSSESASQMNMRGVFLHVLGDALGSVIVVVNALIFTFVWTPCHSDTVCFNPCRSSHLTDHQHVNTTVLSISKTPDRMPRTVSVAGPCWVLYLDPTLCLIMVCILLYTTFPLLKESALILLQTVPEQIDMHKLNGKLRSLDGVKAVHDLHIWQLAGSRIIATAHIKCTDPASYMDIAKRIKDIFHDEGIHATTVQPEFSPISEGSGDSQCELSCRSQCKPKLCCNLTKRAKPESELTKRKEESCRYTVGWADRKEVEDTVHTEMESTV, via the exons GATGTTATCAGACTCTTTTCACATGCTGTCGGACGTAATAGCTTTGATAGTGGCTTTAATCGCGGTGAGTTTTGCGGAGACAGCCCGTGCCTCGAATAAAAACACGTATGGATGGATCCGCGCAGAAGTGATGGGAGCGTTAGTGAACGCCGTGTTTCTGACGGCCCTCTGCTTCACGATTGTGTTAGAAGCCGTGGAGCGCTACACGCTGCCTCACGAGATCGAGAACCCACGCGTGGTCATTTGGGTGGGTGTTGCTGGGCTCCTGGTGAATGTGCTCGGTCTTTTCCTGTTCCACGGACACGCAGGGTTTGGTGGGCACGGACACTCTCACGGGGGTCACTCTCATCTTCAAAAGAAAAATCACAGAGAGTATGAAAAACCAGAGACACACGAAGAAGAATACAATCTCATGATAAACAGCAACAGTTCTCAAGGAGACCAAACTTCTGATCTAAAATCAG ACAGCCTAAACCTCAGAATCACTGCTAAGGGCTCGTTGGAGGACTTGGATCACAGCTCTGAGTCGGCCTCCCAGATGAACATGCGTGGGGTGTTCCTGCACGTGCTCGGTGACGCGTTAGGGTCCGTCATTGTGGTCGTCAACGCCTTGATCTTCACTTTTGTGTGGACGCCATGTCACAGCGACACAGTCTGCTTCAACCCCTGCCGCAGCAGCCACTTGACTGACCACCAACATGTTAATACCACAGTCCTGAGCATATCCAAAACACCCGACAGGATGCCCAGAACGGTGTCTGTGGCCGGCCCATGCTGGGTGCTTTACCTGGACCCAACGTTGTGTCTAATAATGGTGTGTATTTTGCTCTACACAACTTTCCCTCTCCTAAAGGAGTCGGCTCTGATTCTCCTACAAACAGTCCCCGAACAGATCGATATGCACAAGCTGAATGGGAAGCTAAGGAGCTTGGATGGAGTTAAGGCCGTCCATGACCTGCATATCTGGCAGCTGGCTGGGTCTCGCATTATTGCAACCGCTCACATCAAATGCACGGATCCAGCTTCTTACATGGACATTGCCAAACGCATTAAAGACATCTTCCACGATGAAGGCATCCATGCTACTACAGTCCAGCCAGAATTTTCTcccatttctgaaggatctggtGACTCACAGTGTGAGCTTTCCTGCCGAAGTCAATGCAAACCCAAGCTATGTTGTAATCTGACTAAGAGGGCTAAGCCAGAGTCGGAGTTGACTAAGAGGAAAGAAGAGTCCTGCAGGTACACTGTAGGATGGGCTGATCGAAAAGAAGTGGAGGATACTGTACATACGGAGATGGAATCAACGGTTTAG